DNA from Petropleomorpha daqingensis:
CCGAGCAGGTCGCCCCGGACGCGGTGACCCCCGAGGCCGCGCCCGCCGTCCCGACGCCGGCCGCCGTGCCCACCCATGCGCACGCCCCCGTCGCGGAGACCCCCGCCCCCGAGCCGGTCGCCCCGAGCGACCCCGCCGAGTGGGGCCGGGTCGACGACGACGGCACGGTCTACGTGCGCACCGCCGACGGCGAGCGCGCCGTCGGGTCGTGGCAGGCCGGCGACCCGGCCGCGGGCCTGGCGCACTACGCCCGCCGCTACGACGACCTGGCCACCGAGGTGGCGCTGCTGGAGGCGCGGCTCAAGGCGCACACCGGCAACCCGAGCGAGCTCAAGGCCAAGGCGCAGGGGCTGGCCGACTCGATCCCCACGGCCACCGCGGTCGGTGACCTGGACGGTCTCGCCGCCCGGGCCCGCGCGATGGTGGAGACCGCCGACGAGGCCGCGGCGGAGTCGCGCGCCGAGAAGGCCGCGGCCCGCGCCGCGCAGGTCGCCCGGAAGGAGGCGCTGGCCGCCGAGGCGGAGCAGATCGCCGCGGAGTCGACGTCCTGGAAGGCGGCCGGCGACCGGCTCAAGGCGATCGTCGAGGAGTGGAAGACGATCCGCGGCATCGACCGCAAGACCGACGAGGCGCTGTGGTCGCGCTTCGCCGCCGCCCGTGACGCGTTCGGCCGCCGCCGCGGCGCGCACTTCGCCGCTCTCGACGCGCAGCGCAACGAGTCCCGGGCCGCCAAGCAGGAGCTCATCGCCGAGGCGCAGCGGCTGTCGACGTCCACCGACTGGGGCGCGACGTCGGCGGCGATGCGCAGCCTGATGGACCGCTGGAAGGCGGTGCCGCGCACCGGCCGGGACGGCGACGACGACCTGTGGAAGCAGTTCCGCGCGGCCCAGGACGTGTTCTTCACCGCCCGCGGCGAGCAGGACAAGGCGCGCAACGCCGAGCAGTCGGCCAACCAGCAGCAGAAGGAGGAGCTGCTGGCCGAGGCGGAGAAGATCGACCCGTCGTCGGGCAACGCCCAGAACGCGCTGCGCAAGATCCAGGAGCGCTACGACGCGATCGGCCACGTGCCCCGCGGCGCGATGCGCTCGCTCGAGGACCGCATGCAGGCCATCGAGCAGCGGATCCGCGGCGCCGCGGACGCCTCCCGGCCGCGCACCGCGCCGGAGAACCCGATGATCACCTCGATGCGCGCGGCGGTCGGCAAGGCCGAGGAGCAGCTGGCCAAGGCCGAGGCCGCCGGCGACGCGCGCCGCATCGAGGAGGCGCGGGCCAACCTGAGCACCCGCCGGGAGTGGCTGGCGGAGGCCGAGAAGTCCGCCGGCCGGCGCTGACCCGACCGTGGCCGCCTTCGTCCTCGTCCACGGGGCGTGGGGCGGCGCCCACGGGTGGCGTCACGTCCGGCGTCTGCTGACGGCGGCCGGGCACGACGCGACCGCGCCGAGCCTGACCGGGATCGGCGAGCGGGTCCACCTGGTGAGCCCGCAGGTCGGCCTGGCCACGCACGTCACCGACGTCGTCAACCACGTGCTCTACGAGGACCTGACCGACGTCGTCCTGGTCGGGTTCTCCTACGGGGGCATGGTGGTGACCGGGGCTCTCGACGCGATCGGCGAGCGCGTGCGGTCCCTGGTGTACGTCGACGCGTTCGTCCCCGGGGACGGCGACAGCGTCTACGGCCTGCTCGGCGCGCCGCCGCCCGGTCCGCCGCGGCCGGGGGACGCCTGGCTGGTCGACGGCCCCGCCCGGGTCTACGACGACCCGGCGGAGGAGGCGTTCGCCGTCCCGAGGCGCACGCCGCAGCCGATCGCCTGCTTCACCGAGCCGGTGCGGCTGAGCCGGCCGCTCGAGGACTGGCCGTTCTCCCGCACCTACGTCCGCCTCACGGCGCCCGAGCCAGGGGTGCCGACGAACCCGGCGTTCGAGGCAGCGGCGCAGCGGGCTCGTTCGTCCCCGGCCTGGCGGTACACCGAGCTCGCGACCACGCACATGGTCGCCCACAACCGCCCGGGCGAGCTGGTCGAGCTGCTCCTGGCCTCGCTCTAGACGGGCGCGCCGACCCTCGGCATGCCGAGCAGGACCCCGGGCGTGGTCGGGCGGGTGCCCGCCTCGAAGGCGTCGCCGGCGCGGGTGCGCCGGTGCGCGTGCAGCGGCCCGTCGGCGACGAGGTGGTGCGGCGCGGCCTGGGTGAGCACCGTCTCGACCACGTCGCCGGGGCGGACTCGGTCGGTCGCGGTGAAGTGGACGAGCCGGCCGTCGCGCGCCCGGCCGGTCATGCGGCCCCGGGCGGCGTCCTTGCTGCCCTCCCCCGCCGCGACAAGGAGCTCGACCGGCGTCCCGATCAGCGCGCGGTTCTCGGCCCAGCTGATCTCGTCCTGCAACGCGGTCAGCCTCAGGTAGCGCTCCTGGACGACCTGCTTGGGCACCTGGCCGTCCATCTCCGCGGCAGACGTGCCCGGGCGCTTGGAGTACTGGAAGGTGAAGGCGCTGGCGAAGCGGGCCTGCCGGACGACGTGGAGGGTCTGCTCGAAGTCGTCCTCGGTCTCGCCGGGGAAGCCCACGATGATGTCGGTGGTGATCGCCGCGTCGGGCATCGCGGCCCGCACCCGGTCGAGGATGCCGAGGTAGCGCTCCTGCCGGTAGCCGCGGCGCATGGCGCGCAGGACGTCGTCCGAACCGCTCTGCAGCGGCATGTGCAGCTGGTGGCAGACGGCCGGCGTCTCGGCCATGGCGTCGACGACGTCGTCGGTGAACTCCCGCGGGTGCGGGCTGGTGAACCGGATCCGCTCCAGGCCCTCGATCCGACCGGCGGCGCGCAGCAGATCGGCGAAGGCGCCCCGGTCGCGGAACTCGACGCCGTAGGCGTTCACATTCTGGCCGAGCAGCGTGACCTCGAGGACGCCCTGGTCGACCAGGGCCTGCACCTCGGCGAGGATCTCGCCGGGCCGGCGGTCCTTCTCCTTGCCGCGCAGCGCGGGGACGATGCAGAACGTGCAGGTGTTGTTGCAGCCGACGCTGATGGACACCCAGCCGGAGTAGGCGGAGTCCCGCTTGGCCGGCAGCGTCGACGGGAAGACCTCGAGCGCCTCGGCGATCTCCACCTGCGCCTCGGCGTTGTGCCGGGCCCGCTCCAGCAGCGCCGGCAGCGACCCGACGTTGTGGGTGCCGAAGACGACGTCGACCCAGGGCGCCCGCCGGACGATCTCGCCGCGGTCCTTCTGGGCCAGGCAGCCGCCGACGGCGATCTGCATGCCGGGGCGGGCGTCCTTGACCGGGCGCAGGTGCCCGAGGTTGCCGTACAGCCGGTTGTCGGCGTTCTCGCGGACCGCGCAGGTGTTGAGGACGACGACATCGGCGTCGTCCCCCTCCGCGGCGGCGCGGTAGCCGGCGGCCTCGAGCAGCCCGGCGAGGCGCTCGGAGTCGTGCACGTTCATCTGGCAGCCGTACGTGCGCACGCGGTAGGTGCGCGCGGCGGACTGCTGGGTCGCGGTCTCCATCTCAGGAGCGAGGGTACGGCGCGCCGTTCCGGCGACGGAGTGTCGCTCCAGCGACACTGACCGCCACCATGGACACGATCGTCGCCGTCGAGCCCGGCAGCCTGCCTCCGGTGCCGCGCAGCGGGGACGACGAGCACGGCGCGCAGGCCTTCGTCGCCCGGCTGCGCCGCGCCGCCCCGTTGTTCGCCGCGGCGGCCGGGGCGCAGACCGCGGTGGTCCGCGAGGCGGTGCCCCCGGCCCGGCACCGGCGCAGCCGCTGCCGCGTCGTCCTGCGCTTCGCCGACGGCGGCGAGATGGATCTGTCCTTCCTGGGCCCGGCCGGGTCGGCCCGCCGCGCGGCCGGTTTCGGCGCCGCTGTGCAGCGCTGGCTGGCGGTCGGAGCGCCGCGCGACCCGGCGTGGCTGGTGCCCGATGCCGACGCCGCGGACGGGTCCGCGGTCGACATCGCCGCGTGGTCGGCCGCTCGGGTGGTCACCGGCTGAACCTCGGCGGGGGCGGACGAGTTTCGCCATCGTCCGGAATGGGCCACGATGGACCCTGCCGCGCGATGCGGACGTGCGGTGTGCTTCCACCGTGGCCTCCGGCCGCGAGCGGGCGTGGAGGGGGCGGCATGACCGCGATCGCGCCGAGGCCGATCGTCAGCCGGCCGAGTCCGGTCTCCTATCCGGAGAAGGGCTCACGGTTCGGGTCGCTGTTGCGGACGACGGACCACAAGGTCATCGGCCTGATGTACCTGGCGACGGCGTTCGCGTGGTTCATCGCCGGCGGTCTCATGGCCATGCTGATGCGCGGCGAGCTGGCTCGCCCCGGGCTGCAGTTCCTCTCCCAGGAGCAGTACAACCAGCTGTTCACGATGCACGGCACGATCATGCTGCTGTTCTTCGCGACGCCGCTGTTCTTCGCCTTCGGCAACCTGATCATGCCGCTGCAGATCGGCTCGCCCGACGTCGCCTTCCCGCGGCTGAACGCGTTCTCGTACTGGCTGTTCCTGTTCGGCAGCACCCTCGCCGTCGCCGGCTTCCTGACCCCGGGCGGCGCGGCCGACTTCGGCTGGACCGCCTACACCCCGCTGTCCGACGTGACCAACACCCCCGGCGCCGGACCGAACCTCTGGATCGCCGGCCTCGCGGTCAGCGGCCTGGGCACGATCCTCGGCGGCGTCAACTTCGTCACGACGATCGTCTGCCTGCGCGCGCCGGGCATGACGATGTTCCGGATGCCGATCTTCACCTGGAACACCCTGGTCACGAGCCTGCTGGTGCTGCTGGCCTTCCCGATCCTGACCGCCGCGCTGATGGCGCTGCTGGCCGACCGCAACGTGGGGGCCCTGGTCTACACGCGGGCCAACGGCGGGCCGATGCTGTGGCAGCACCTGTTCTGGTACTTCGGCCACCCCGAGGTCTACATCATCGCGTTGCCCTTCTTCGGCATCATCACCGAGGTCATCCCGGTGTTCAGCCGCAAGCCGCTGTTCGGCTACAAGGGCATGGTCTTCGCGACCTTGACGATCGGCTTCCTGTCCCTGGCCGTCTGGGCGCACCACATGTTCGCCACCGGCGCGGTGCTGCTGCCGTTCTTCAGCTTCCTGACCTACCTGATCGCCGTGCCGACGGGGATCAAGTTCGTCAACTGGATCGGCACCATGTGGAAGGGCCAGATCAGCTTCGAGTCGCCGATGCTGTGGTCCCTGGGCTTCCTGGTGACCTTCCTCTTCGGCGGTCTCACCGGTGTGCTGCTGGCCAGCCCGCCGCTGGACTGGCACATCTCCGACAGCTACTTCGTGGTGGCGCACTTCCACTACGTCGTGTTCGGCACGGTCGTGTTCGCCGCCAACGCCGGCCTGATCTTCTGGTTCCCGAAACTCTGCGGCCGGATGATGGACGAGCGGCTGGCCAAGCTGCAGTTCTGGATGACGTTCATCGGCTTCCACGGCACGTTCCTCGTGCAGCACTGGCTGGGCAACGAGGGCATGCCGCGCCGGTACGTGGACTACCTGCCCAGCGACGGGTTCACCACGCTGAACACGATCTCGACGATCTTCAGCTTCGTGCTGGGGGCGTCGATCCTGCCGTTCCTCTACAACGTCTTCCACTCGTGGCGGTACGGGCGGCTGGCGCTGCGCGACGACCCCTGGGGCCACGGCAACTCGCTGGAGTGGGCGACGTCGTCCCCGCCGCCGCGGCACAACTTCCTGGAGATCCCGCGGATCCGCTCCGAGCGGCCGGCCTTCGAGATGCACTACCCGCACCTCGTCGAACGGCTGCACGCCGAGGCGCACCTGGGCAAGCGGCACGAGCCCTACGCCGGGGTCAGTGAGATCGGCGCGACCAGCGGTCGGCGGCAGGGCCCGAACGACCCCGACCCGACCTGAACCTCGCCGTGTGGTGGTGACCGTCGCAGCAGAACGCGAGGGTCACCACCACACGGAAAGGGTGAGCGTGGGCTCGGCGCCGCGGGCGACGCCCGCTCAGGGCAGCAAGGCGTCCAGGCCGAGGTCGGGGTGGGCCTGGTCGGTGTCGTCCTCGTCGCCGCGCGCGTCGAGCGCCTCCCGGACGACGTAGCCGGCCAAGCCGCCGCCGTAGCCCTTGCGGGCGAGCATGCCGACGAGGCGTCGCTCCGCGGTCTGCCGGTCCAGCCGCTGCATGGACGGCAGCCGGCGGGCCACCAGGCGCCGGGCGGCGTCCCACTCGTCCTGCGGGTCGACCTCCTCCAGCGCCTCGGCGGCGACCTCGGGATCGACCCCCTTGGCGCGCAGCTCCGCACCCAGCGCACGACGGGCGAGGCCGCGGCCGGCCTGCCGCGAGTTGACCCAGGCGCGGGCGAACGCGGCGTCGTCGATCAGGCCGACCTCGGTGAACCGGTCGAGCACGGTGGCCGCGGCGTCGTCCGGGATCCCGCGCTTGGCCAGCAGCTCGGCCAGCTGCTTGCGGGTCTTGGCCGCGCCGGTCAGGGCGCGCAGGCAGATGGCCCGGGCGACGGCCACGGGGTCGCCGGGAGCGTCCTCGGTCTCGTCGGCGCCGGGCAGCGCGCCGTCCTCGTGGTCCCGGGAACGGCGCGACCCGCCGGCACGGGGCCGGCGGGTCGCGCGATCAGTCACCCGATCGGTCACGGAGGACCTCAGAAGTCGGCCGGGGGCACAGCAGCCTCGACCGGGGCGTCGAGGCGGGCGCCGATGCCGAGCTTCTCCTTGACCTTCTTCTCGATCTCGTCGGCGAGGTCGGGGTTGTCACGCAGGAAGGTGCGGACGTTCTCCTTGCCCTGACCGAGCTGGTCGCCCTCGTACGTGTACCAGGCGCCGGACTTGCGGATGAAGCCCTGCTCGACGCCGGCGTCGATGAGGCCACCCTCGCGGCTGAAGCCGGTGCCCCAGAGCAGGTCGAGCTCGGCCTGCTTGAACGGCGCGGCCACCTTGTTCTTGACGACCTTGACGCGCACCCGGCTGCCGACCGCGTCGGTGCCCTGCTTGAGGGTCTCGATGCGGCGGACGTCGAGGCGGACCGAGGCGTAGAACTTCAGCGCGCGACCACCGGTGGTGACCTCGGGCGAGCCGTAGACGACGCCGACCTTCTCGCGCAGCTGGTTGATGAAGATCGCGGTGGTGCCGGAGTTGTTCAGCGCACCGGTGATCTTGCGCAGCGCCTGGCTCATCAGCCGGGCCTGCAGACCGACGTGGCTGTCGCCCATCTCGCCCTCGATCTCGGCGCGGGGCACCAGGGCGGCCACCGAGTCGATGACGATGATGTCGAGCGCGCCGGAGCGGATGAGCATGTCGGCGATCTCGAGCGCCTGCTCACCGGTGTCGGGCTGGCTGACCAGCAGGGCGTCGGTGTCGACGCCGATCGCCCGGGCGTACTCGGGGTCGAGCGCGTGCTCGGCGTCGATGAAGGCCGCGATGCCGCCGGCCGCCTGGGCGTTGGCCACCGCGTGCAGGGCGACCGTCGTCTTGCCGGAGGCCTCGGGGCCGTACACCTCGACGACGCGGCCGCGCGGCAGGCCCCCGATGCCCAGGGCGATGTCGAGGGCGATGGAGCCGGTCGGGATGACCTTCATGGCCACCTCGGGGCTGTCGCCCAGGCGCATGACGGAGCCCTTGCCGAACTGCTTGTCGATCTGGGCGAGGGCCATGTCGAGGGCCTTGTCGCGGTCGAGCGTTGCCATGGAGTTCACCTTCGGGGAAGTCGCGTGGAGCGGGTCGGGATCGACGCTAGGGCGGGGGTCCGACAGTTTCGACGGACCGGGCGAACCTGTGGAGGACGGCCCGGGCTGTGGACGACTGTAGACCGAACAAGCGTTCGACTGCTAGGCCGACACGCCATCGGTCCCAGGCGTCACGCGCACCCCGCTCACCGCAGCTTCGGCGGCACCTCGAACTCCTCGCAGATGGCCAGCCAGACGCGCCGCACCGGCACCCCGGCGTCGATCGCGTCGACCGCGCTGCGCCCGCCGAGCGAGGAGAACAGGTGGTCACGGGCGACGGTCTCGGCGCGCATCGAGCCGAAGTGGTCGGCGAGACGGGACCAGAACTCCTGCAGGCGCACGTCCTCGACGCTAGCGCGCGACCGGGCTCGCGTCCCGGCGCGGCCGGGACCGGCCTACCCTCGCGCCATGGGCCCGCTGAGCACCGGCTCCTCGACGTGGGACGTGATCCTCCAGGTGGGGATCGCCGTCGCCCTCGTCCTGACGATCGTGCTGCTGATCCGCAACTACCGCGGCCGGCGCTGAGCCTCGGTCCGCAGCGCCGCGGTCCACACCACGGCCAGCGGCAGCACGAGCACGGCGCTCACCACGGCCACCAGCCCGAAGCCGCCGAGGGTCAGCAACGGGCCGCCGATCGCCCCCGCCAGCGCCGCACCGAGCCCCATGAGCAGGTCGCTGCCGCCCTGCGCGGTGGGGCGCACGAGGACCGGTACCGACTCGGTCACCAGTGTCGAACCCGCGATCAGCCCGCACGACCAGCCGAGCCCGAGCAGGAACAGGCCGATGCCGAGCTGGACCGCGGCGCCGGGTGCGGAGGTGCCCGCGATCGCGACGGCGGCCAGCAGCAGGACCGCGCCGATCGCGACGGTTGCCTTGCGCCCCGCGCGGTCGGCGAGGATCCCGACCAGCGGCGAGAACAGGTACATGCCGGCCACGTGCACGCTGATGACCAGGCCGATGATCCGCAGCGTCGTCCCCTCGGGGCCGCCGGCGTGGCCCATGTGCACCGGCGTCATCACCATGACGCCGACCATCACCGAGTGGGCGACCACGACGGCGGTGAGCCCGAGCCGACCGCCGGGGCTGGCCCACACCTGGCGCAGCGCCGCGGCGGTCGCGCCGCGCGGGCGGCCGACCGGCGCCCCGGTGCCGCCTAGCCGGCGGGCGAGCAGCAGGGGGTCCGGCCGCAGGAGCGCCAGCAGCCCGGCGACCACGAGGGCGAAGACCGCGATGGAGACGACGAAGGCGCCACCGAGCGGCGGCAGCCCGAGGTGCTGGGCGAGGGCGTCGCCGGGACCGGCCAGGTTGGGGCCGAGGACCGAGCCGACGGTGGTGGCCCAGACGACCAGGGACAGCGCCCGGCCGCGGTGCTCGGGCGCGGCCAGGTCGGCCGCTGCGTAGCGCGCCTGGAGACCGCAGGCGGTCGCCGAGCCGAACCCGAACAGCCCGACCAGCAGCAGCGGAAGCGAGGACAGCGCCGCGGCGAGCACGGTCAGCACGGCACCGACGACGGCGACGCCGTAGCCGGTGGCCAGCCCCGACCGACGGCCGAAGCGGTCGCTGATCCGGGCCAGCGGCACGGCGATGACGGCGGCCCCGAGCACGCCGGCGGTCTGCCCCAGCCCGGCGGCGCTGTCGGTGCCGGCGACGTCCCGGGCGAGCAGGCCGCCGACCGTGATGCCGACGGTCACGCCGAGCCCGGCGAGGGCGACCGCGCCGGACAGGACCCCGACGGTGCGGCGCTGGACCGCCTGGTGAGTCGCTGGAACGGCCACGGTGGTCCTTCTACAGGCCGAGCGAGCGGCCGACGATCTCCTTCATGATCTCGTTGGTGCCGCCGTAGATCGACTGCACCCGCGAGTCGCGCCAGGCCTTGGACACCGGGTACTCGTCCATGTAGCCGTAGCCGCCGTGCAGCTGCAGGCAGCGGTCGGCCACCTTGTTCTGCAGCTCCGTCGTCCACCACTTGGCCATGGCCGCGTCGACGGCGGTGAGCTCTCCCGTGGCCAGCTGGCGCACGCACTCGTCGACGAACGTGCGGGCGATGACCGTCTCGGTGTGCAGCTCGGCGAGCACGAACCGGGTGTTCTGGAAGGAACCCACCGGCTTGCCGAACGCCGTCCGGCCGGTGACGTACTCGCGGGTCAGCTCCAGCACCCGCTCGGCGGAGGCGACCGCGCCGACGGCGATCGACAGCCGCTCCTGCGGCAGGTTCTCCATCAGGTGGTAGAAGCCGCGGTTCTCCGTGCCGAGCAGGTTCTCCGCCGGGATCCGCACGTCGTCGAAGAACAGCTCGGCGGTGTCCTGGGCCTTCAGGCCCACCTTCTCGAGGTTGCGGCCGCGGCTGAAGCCGGGCATGTCCCGCTCGACGACCAGCAGGCTGATGCCCTTCGACGCCGGGGCGTCGGGATCGGTGCGGGCCACCACGATGACCAGGTCGGCGTTGATGCCGTTGGTGATGAACGTCTTCGCACCGCCCAGCACCCACCCGTCGCCGTCCTTGCGGGCGGTGGTGGTGATGCCCTGCAGGTCGCTGCCGGCGCCGGGCTCGGTCATCGCGATGGCGGTGATCAGCTCGCCGCTGCAGAACTTCGGCAGCCAGCGCGCCTTCTGCTCGTCGGTGGCCAGGTCGCGCAGGTACGGGGCGACGACGTCGTTGTGCAGGCCGAACCCGACGCCGCTGGCGCCGATGCGGGTCATCTCCTCGTCGAGGACGGCGTTGTAGCGGAAGTCGCGCACGCCCCCGCCGCCGTACTGCTCGTCGATGTCGAAGCCGAGCAGGCCCTGCGCGCCGCCGGCGAGCCACAGCTCCCGCGGGACGATGCCGGCCTTCTCCCAGTCCGCGTGGAACGGCGCGACGTTCTTCTCCGCCCAGCCGCGGACCATCTCGCGGAACTCGTCGTGCTCGGGCTCGTAGAGCGAGTGGCGCATGCACCGGAGTGTGCCGCACGCCACCCGCTATCCGGCCGCGGGTCGCCAGCCGCGGAAGGAGTCGACGACGAGCTCCTTGGGCCACGGGCCCGGCGGGGGTGCACCGTCGTCCCCGGGAAAGGCGTAGACGTCGAGCAGGAACTGCATCGGGTAGGCCGGGGACTGCTCGACGACCCGCACGACCTCGTCGTCGACGAGGAACGTCACCCGATCCGGGGTCCACTCCGCCGCGTAGGTGTGGAACTCCCGGACGTCGATCGGGAGCGGGACCTGCGCGAAGTCGTCGGTGAGCGCGGGATCGGCCCACGGGTGCACGCCCATCCCGACGCGGGCGGTGCCGTCGGCGACGTCGCGGCCGAAGATCTCGAACACGCAGATCTCGCCGGAGCGCTCGGGGGCGTCCTCGACGCCGATCATCCAGAACGCGGCCATCGCGCTCGGGTCGAGGTCCATGCGGGCCCGCACCTCGACGAAGCCGTACTGCGGGGTGTAAAGCCTCTCCGGCTCCTGCTCCTCGCGGACGACGGCCGCCGGGTTGAACCTCAGCTGGCCGACCGGGCTGCCCAGCGGCCCGCAGAACTCGCCGGTCTGCAGCGACGAGACGCGCACCCCGCCGTCGAACTCGGGGCACCACGGCGGCTGGTCCTCCTCGACGAGCAACCGCAGGACGCCGTCACCCAGCCGGTACCGCGCCGCCGACGCCGCCCGGGAGCTCCAGTGCGGCAGGTAGTACGGCAGCCACAGGTCGCGGTCCAGCTCGTCGCCGTCGAACAGGTCCTCGACCTCGAGCACGTAGCCCTCGCGGCGGAGCGCGACCGGCAGGTGCATGCGCAGTCCCGAGCCGAACTCGGTGCCCGCCCGACCGTCCGCGACGAACCCGACCGCCTCGTAGAAGCCGAGCGCGTGCGGGTTGGCGGTGACCTCGATCCGGTCGATGCCCTCCTCGGCGGCCTCGGCCACGATCCGCTGGATCAGCCGCCGGGCAGCGCCGAGGCGCCGCGCGCCGGGGTCGACGAAGAGGTCGTCGAGCTCGAGCACGCCGGGCCCGGTGGGCCGGGTGCCGGCGAAGCCGACGACGGTGCCGTCGCCCGACGTCGCCACCCGGGTCCGACCGCGGGCGAGCAGGCCGTCGGCCAGGACCAGGGCCTCGGGGTGCGCCAGGAGGACGTCGCGGTCCCCCTCGTTGGACAGCGAGGCGCTCCGGAAGATCCGCGCCACCGCGGCCTCGTCGGCCGCGGTCGCCGCGCGCACGTCGATCATCCCTGCGCACCTCCCTGGCGGGCTTCCTCGGCGAAGTGTCGTACCGAGCAGGGACACTTGCCGACATGTCGACTCTCGACCGGTTCTCGGAGGCCACGCGTGCGTGGTTCACCGGTGCGTTCGAGGCGCCGACGCCGGCCCAGGAGGGCGCCTGGTCGGCGATCAGCAGCGGCGAGCACGCGCTCGTCGTCGCGCCGACCGGGTCGGGCAAGACCCTCGCCGCGT
Protein-coding regions in this window:
- a CDS encoding DUF349 domain-containing protein, translated to MSSTENPGDRTQQVLPPAAAAPEETVPGAIVAEETTSDAVTPEAGTPAAPEPGDAALADPTTDAVPAVEQPEVEQPAVEPPATEQPSPEPAAVAEVAEQVAPDAVTPEAAPAVPTPAAVPTHAHAPVAETPAPEPVAPSDPAEWGRVDDDGTVYVRTADGERAVGSWQAGDPAAGLAHYARRYDDLATEVALLEARLKAHTGNPSELKAKAQGLADSIPTATAVGDLDGLAARARAMVETADEAAAESRAEKAAARAAQVARKEALAAEAEQIAAESTSWKAAGDRLKAIVEEWKTIRGIDRKTDEALWSRFAAARDAFGRRRGAHFAALDAQRNESRAAKQELIAEAQRLSTSTDWGATSAAMRSLMDRWKAVPRTGRDGDDDLWKQFRAAQDVFFTARGEQDKARNAEQSANQQQKEELLAEAEKIDPSSGNAQNALRKIQERYDAIGHVPRGAMRSLEDRMQAIEQRIRGAADASRPRTAPENPMITSMRAAVGKAEEQLAKAEAAGDARRIEEARANLSTRREWLAEAEKSAGRR
- a CDS encoding alpha/beta fold hydrolase — encoded protein: MAAFVLVHGAWGGAHGWRHVRRLLTAAGHDATAPSLTGIGERVHLVSPQVGLATHVTDVVNHVLYEDLTDVVLVGFSYGGMVVTGALDAIGERVRSLVYVDAFVPGDGDSVYGLLGAPPPGPPRPGDAWLVDGPARVYDDPAEEAFAVPRRTPQPIACFTEPVRLSRPLEDWPFSRTYVRLTAPEPGVPTNPAFEAAAQRARSSPAWRYTELATTHMVAHNRPGELVELLLASL
- the miaB gene encoding tRNA (N6-isopentenyl adenosine(37)-C2)-methylthiotransferase MiaB; translated protein: METATQQSAARTYRVRTYGCQMNVHDSERLAGLLEAAGYRAAAEGDDADVVVLNTCAVRENADNRLYGNLGHLRPVKDARPGMQIAVGGCLAQKDRGEIVRRAPWVDVVFGTHNVGSLPALLERARHNAEAQVEIAEALEVFPSTLPAKRDSAYSGWVSISVGCNNTCTFCIVPALRGKEKDRRPGEILAEVQALVDQGVLEVTLLGQNVNAYGVEFRDRGAFADLLRAAGRIEGLERIRFTSPHPREFTDDVVDAMAETPAVCHQLHMPLQSGSDDVLRAMRRGYRQERYLGILDRVRAAMPDAAITTDIIVGFPGETEDDFEQTLHVVRQARFASAFTFQYSKRPGTSAAEMDGQVPKQVVQERYLRLTALQDEISWAENRALIGTPVELLVAAGEGSKDAARGRMTGRARDGRLVHFTATDRVRPGDVVETVLTQAAPHHLVADGPLHAHRRTRAGDAFEAGTRPTTPGVLLGMPRVGAPV
- the ctaD gene encoding aa3-type cytochrome oxidase subunit I, whose amino-acid sequence is MTAIAPRPIVSRPSPVSYPEKGSRFGSLLRTTDHKVIGLMYLATAFAWFIAGGLMAMLMRGELARPGLQFLSQEQYNQLFTMHGTIMLLFFATPLFFAFGNLIMPLQIGSPDVAFPRLNAFSYWLFLFGSTLAVAGFLTPGGAADFGWTAYTPLSDVTNTPGAGPNLWIAGLAVSGLGTILGGVNFVTTIVCLRAPGMTMFRMPIFTWNTLVTSLLVLLAFPILTAALMALLADRNVGALVYTRANGGPMLWQHLFWYFGHPEVYIIALPFFGIITEVIPVFSRKPLFGYKGMVFATLTIGFLSLAVWAHHMFATGAVLLPFFSFLTYLIAVPTGIKFVNWIGTMWKGQISFESPMLWSLGFLVTFLFGGLTGVLLASPPLDWHISDSYFVVAHFHYVVFGTVVFAANAGLIFWFPKLCGRMMDERLAKLQFWMTFIGFHGTFLVQHWLGNEGMPRRYVDYLPSDGFTTLNTISTIFSFVLGASILPFLYNVFHSWRYGRLALRDDPWGHGNSLEWATSSPPPRHNFLEIPRIRSERPAFEMHYPHLVERLHAEAHLGKRHEPYAGVSEIGATSGRRQGPNDPDPT
- a CDS encoding regulatory protein RecX produces the protein MTDRVTDRATRRPRAGGSRRSRDHEDGALPGADETEDAPGDPVAVARAICLRALTGAAKTRKQLAELLAKRGIPDDAAATVLDRFTEVGLIDDAAFARAWVNSRQAGRGLARRALGAELRAKGVDPEVAAEALEEVDPQDEWDAARRLVARRLPSMQRLDRQTAERRLVGMLARKGYGGGLAGYVVREALDARGDEDDTDQAHPDLGLDALLP
- the recA gene encoding recombinase RecA, whose protein sequence is MATLDRDKALDMALAQIDKQFGKGSVMRLGDSPEVAMKVIPTGSIALDIALGIGGLPRGRVVEVYGPEASGKTTVALHAVANAQAAGGIAAFIDAEHALDPEYARAIGVDTDALLVSQPDTGEQALEIADMLIRSGALDIIVIDSVAALVPRAEIEGEMGDSHVGLQARLMSQALRKITGALNNSGTTAIFINQLREKVGVVYGSPEVTTGGRALKFYASVRLDVRRIETLKQGTDAVGSRVRVKVVKNKVAAPFKQAELDLLWGTGFSREGGLIDAGVEQGFIRKSGAWYTYEGDQLGQGKENVRTFLRDNPDLADEIEKKVKEKLGIGARLDAPVEAAVPPADF
- a CDS encoding DUF3046 domain-containing protein produces the protein MRLQEFWSRLADHFGSMRAETVARDHLFSSLGGRSAVDAIDAGVPVRRVWLAICEEFEVPPKLR
- a CDS encoding MFS transporter, which produces MAVPATHQAVQRRTVGVLSGAVALAGLGVTVGITVGGLLARDVAGTDSAAGLGQTAGVLGAAVIAVPLARISDRFGRRSGLATGYGVAVVGAVLTVLAAALSSLPLLLVGLFGFGSATACGLQARYAAADLAAPEHRGRALSLVVWATTVGSVLGPNLAGPGDALAQHLGLPPLGGAFVVSIAVFALVVAGLLALLRPDPLLLARRLGGTGAPVGRPRGATAAALRQVWASPGGRLGLTAVVVAHSVMVGVMVMTPVHMGHAGGPEGTTLRIIGLVISVHVAGMYLFSPLVGILADRAGRKATVAIGAVLLLAAVAIAGTSAPGAAVQLGIGLFLLGLGWSCGLIAGSTLVTESVPVLVRPTAQGGSDLLMGLGAALAGAIGGPLLTLGGFGLVAVVSAVLVLPLAVVWTAALRTEAQRRPR
- a CDS encoding acyl-CoA dehydrogenase family protein, whose translation is MRHSLYEPEHDEFREMVRGWAEKNVAPFHADWEKAGIVPRELWLAGGAQGLLGFDIDEQYGGGGVRDFRYNAVLDEEMTRIGASGVGFGLHNDVVAPYLRDLATDEQKARWLPKFCSGELITAIAMTEPGAGSDLQGITTTARKDGDGWVLGGAKTFITNGINADLVIVVARTDPDAPASKGISLLVVERDMPGFSRGRNLEKVGLKAQDTAELFFDDVRIPAENLLGTENRGFYHLMENLPQERLSIAVGAVASAERVLELTREYVTGRTAFGKPVGSFQNTRFVLAELHTETVIARTFVDECVRQLATGELTAVDAAMAKWWTTELQNKVADRCLQLHGGYGYMDEYPVSKAWRDSRVQSIYGGTNEIMKEIVGRSLGL